The Haemophilus parainfluenzae genome window below encodes:
- a CDS encoding FAD-binding and (Fe-S)-binding domain-containing protein: protein MLPRLSNVPQLNNVVSDYLSELQKQHFEGDIASNYADCLSLATDNSVYQQLPQAILFPKSVADVVRITKLANKEKYLHLTFTPRGGGTGTNGQSINNNIIVDLSRHMTGILELNIEERWVRVQAGVVKDQLNQFLKPHGLFFAPELSTSNRATLGGMINTDASGQGSLQYGKTSDHVLALRSVLMNGEILDTSAVKSDDVLENYPLAENGKTLHQTIFQRCKEKRASIIQDLPQLNRFLTGYDLKNVFNNDESEFNLTRILTGSEGSLAFICEAKLNLLPIPKYRTLINVKYSSFDAALRNAPFMVKANALSVETVDSKVLNLAKQDIIWHSVKELLTEEEQNPILGLNIVEYAGNNQAKIDSQVTALCQQLDEKIAQGKDHIIGYQLCSDLPSIERIYAMRKKAVGLLGNAKGSAKPIPFVEDTCVPPEHLADYIAEFRALLDSHNLQYGMFGHVDAGVLHVRPALDLCDKEQVKLFKQISDEVAELTVKYGGLLWGEHGKGVRSHYGEKFFTPELWQELRYVKFLFDPNNRLNPGKICTPLKSDAELYSILSPMRADNDRQIPIQMRDEFKGAMNCNGNGLCFNFDEHSIMCPSMKVSKNRVFSPKGRAAMVREWLRLMVNENVSPDQLDFHKTQVKLTALVERFRNSVQKWRGEYDFSHEVKAAMDTCLACKACASQCPIKIDVPSFRAKFFHFYHSRYLRPAKDHLVANLEVAAPYMAKKPALFNYFTKLKVTQSLVEKTLGMTDLPLLSEPNLQQQLVEIGYQGKKLEELEGLSAVEKTNILFIVQDPYTSYYDAKVVRDFVALTQKLGFDPILLPFKPNGKAMHIKGFLARFSKTAKTQAEFLNRVAKLNVPLVGVDPAIVLSYRDEYKEALGDSRGDFHVLTAHEWLTNQLESNALQSAVKNIAKSDRTFEWHLFPHCTESTFMPNSPKEWQHIFAQFGQTLNVEKVGCCGMAGVFGHEVQNQTISKDIYDVSWGKKLQGKDPNHCLATGYSCRSQVKRYEKAILKHPVQALLEVLNN from the coding sequence ATGTTGCCCCGTCTTTCTAATGTGCCACAACTTAATAATGTGGTAAGTGATTATCTTAGCGAACTCCAAAAACAGCATTTTGAAGGTGATATTGCCTCAAATTATGCCGACTGCTTAAGTCTTGCGACAGATAACAGCGTCTATCAACAACTTCCACAGGCTATTTTGTTCCCTAAATCTGTTGCTGATGTAGTACGCATCACCAAATTAGCCAATAAAGAGAAATACCTTCACTTAACCTTTACACCTCGCGGTGGCGGCACAGGCACAAATGGACAATCTATTAATAACAATATTATTGTGGATCTCTCTCGCCACATGACAGGCATTTTAGAGCTTAATATAGAAGAACGTTGGGTTCGTGTGCAGGCGGGCGTCGTAAAAGACCAGCTAAACCAATTTTTAAAACCTCACGGCTTATTCTTTGCGCCAGAACTCTCCACCAGTAATCGAGCAACACTCGGTGGCATGATTAATACCGATGCCTCTGGTCAAGGTTCATTACAATACGGAAAAACCTCTGATCACGTTTTAGCATTACGTTCTGTTTTGATGAATGGTGAAATATTAGATACAAGCGCGGTCAAATCTGACGATGTTTTAGAAAACTACCCGCTTGCAGAAAATGGAAAAACACTACATCAAACGATTTTCCAACGTTGTAAAGAGAAGCGCGCTTCAATCATTCAAGATTTACCACAACTCAATCGCTTTCTTACCGGTTACGATCTTAAGAATGTCTTTAATAACGATGAAAGTGAATTTAATCTCACCCGAATTTTAACGGGGTCAGAAGGTTCACTTGCGTTTATCTGCGAAGCTAAACTCAATTTATTACCGATTCCGAAATATCGTACCTTAATTAATGTGAAATACAGCTCATTTGATGCCGCACTTCGCAATGCGCCTTTTATGGTGAAAGCCAATGCCCTTTCAGTTGAAACTGTCGATTCCAAAGTGCTGAACCTCGCTAAGCAAGATATTATTTGGCATTCAGTGAAAGAACTTTTAACAGAAGAAGAACAAAATCCAATTCTTGGTTTAAACATTGTGGAATATGCGGGCAACAATCAAGCTAAAATCGACAGCCAAGTGACCGCACTTTGTCAGCAATTAGATGAAAAAATTGCACAAGGCAAAGATCATATTATCGGCTATCAACTTTGTTCTGACTTGCCTTCTATTGAACGTATTTACGCCATGCGTAAAAAAGCGGTGGGGCTATTGGGGAATGCGAAAGGCTCAGCCAAACCGATTCCTTTTGTGGAAGATACTTGTGTGCCACCAGAACATCTTGCGGATTACATTGCAGAATTTAGAGCCTTATTAGATAGTCACAATCTGCAATATGGGATGTTTGGCCATGTGGATGCTGGTGTATTGCACGTTCGCCCGGCTTTAGACTTATGCGATAAAGAACAAGTCAAACTCTTTAAACAAATTTCAGATGAAGTGGCAGAACTCACGGTGAAATACGGCGGTTTACTATGGGGGGAACACGGTAAAGGTGTACGTTCTCATTATGGCGAGAAATTCTTTACACCTGAACTTTGGCAAGAATTACGTTATGTGAAATTTTTATTTGATCCAAACAATCGTCTGAATCCAGGTAAAATCTGTACGCCACTTAAGAGCGATGCGGAACTCTATTCCATTCTCTCGCCAATGCGTGCGGACAATGATCGCCAAATCCCGATTCAGATGCGAGACGAATTCAAAGGCGCGATGAACTGTAACGGTAACGGGCTTTGCTTTAACTTTGATGAGCACAGCATTATGTGCCCTTCCATGAAAGTGAGTAAAAATCGCGTATTCTCGCCAAAAGGACGAGCCGCTATGGTACGTGAATGGTTGCGATTAATGGTCAATGAAAACGTATCGCCTGATCAATTAGATTTTCATAAAACACAAGTCAAATTGACCGCACTTGTGGAACGTTTCCGTAATAGCGTACAGAAATGGCGTGGTGAGTATGACTTCTCACATGAAGTGAAAGCCGCAATGGATACTTGCCTGGCTTGTAAAGCCTGCGCAAGCCAATGCCCGATTAAAATTGATGTACCAAGTTTCCGTGCGAAATTCTTCCATTTCTACCACAGTCGTTATTTGCGCCCAGCCAAAGATCATCTTGTGGCGAATTTAGAAGTTGCTGCACCTTATATGGCGAAAAAACCGGCATTATTCAATTATTTCACCAAACTGAAAGTTACTCAAAGCTTGGTTGAAAAAACACTAGGCATGACTGATTTGCCTCTCCTTTCAGAGCCAAACCTTCAACAACAATTAGTCGAAATTGGCTATCAAGGCAAAAAATTAGAAGAATTGGAAGGTCTCAGTGCCGTCGAAAAAACCAATATACTCTTTATCGTACAAGATCCTTATACCTCTTATTACGATGCCAAAGTGGTACGGGATTTCGTGGCTCTCACGCAAAAATTAGGATTCGATCCAATCCTTCTGCCTTTTAAACCAAATGGCAAAGCCATGCACATTAAAGGTTTTTTAGCTCGCTTTAGTAAAACCGCTAAAACACAAGCGGAGTTTTTAAATCGCGTCGCCAAATTAAATGTGCCTTTGGTCGGCGTAGACCCAGCTATTGTGCTTTCTTATCGTGATGAATATAAAGAGGCTTTAGGTGATTCTCGCGGTGATTTCCATGTACTCACAGCACATGAATGGCTGACCAATCAATTAGAAAGTAACGCATTACAAAGTGCGGTGAAAAATATTGCAAAATCTGACCGCACTTTTGAGTGGCATTTATTCCCTCATTGTACTGAATCTACCTTTATGCCAAACAGTCCGAAAGAATGGCAGCATATTTTTGCGCAATTTGGACAAACCTTGAATGTTGAAAAAGTCGGCTGCTGTGGTATGGCGGGTGTATTTGGCCATGAAGTTCAAAATCAAACCATATCAAAAGATATTTACGACGTATCATGGGGCAAAAAATTACAAGGTAAAGATCCAAATCATTGCCTCGCGACCGGCTACTCTTGCCGTAGCCAAGTGAAGCGATATGAAAAAGCCATCTTGAAACACCCTGTTCAAGCATTGCTTGAAGTATTGAATAACTAG
- the ompA gene encoding porin OmpA encodes MKKTAIALVVAGLAAASVAQAAPQENTFYAGVKAGQASFHDGIKANSASKGLDFGAGYNRNSVTYGVFGGYQVLNRDNLGLAVELGYDDFGRVKFKDAGKVAFKHTNHGAHLSLKGSYGLGGLTSALEGLDVYGRAGAALVRSDYKEYAANGTKSFREHSLRVSPMFAAGFEYALPSLPELALRLEYQWLARVGKLRNYPGVQQGQAADYNPWIGSINAGLSYRFGQGAAPVVAPEVVSKTFNLSSDVTFAFGKANLKPQAQATLDGIYGEIAQINNANVAVAGYTDRIGKDAPNVKLSQRRADSVANYLVSKGVPAQNISATGHGKANPVTGSTCDAVKGRKALIACLAPDRRVEIAVNGTK; translated from the coding sequence ATGAAAAAAACTGCAATCGCATTAGTCGTTGCTGGTTTAGCAGCAGCTTCTGTAGCTCAAGCAGCTCCACAAGAAAACACTTTCTATGCAGGTGTTAAAGCTGGTCAAGCATCTTTCCACGATGGTATTAAAGCTAACTCAGCTAGCAAAGGATTAGACTTTGGTGCTGGTTACAACCGTAACTCTGTTACTTACGGTGTATTTGGTGGTTACCAAGTATTAAACCGTGATAACTTAGGTTTAGCGGTTGAATTAGGTTACGATGACTTCGGTCGTGTTAAATTCAAAGATGCTGGTAAAGTAGCATTCAAACACACTAACCACGGTGCTCACTTAAGCTTAAAAGGTAGCTATGGTTTAGGCGGTTTAACTTCTGCTTTAGAAGGCTTAGATGTTTACGGTCGTGCTGGTGCAGCTTTAGTTCGTTCTGACTATAAAGAATATGCAGCTAATGGTACTAAATCTTTCAGAGAGCACAGCTTACGCGTTTCTCCAATGTTCGCAGCTGGTTTCGAGTATGCGTTACCATCTTTACCAGAGTTAGCATTACGTCTTGAATATCAATGGTTAGCTCGCGTAGGTAAATTACGTAACTATCCGGGTGTTCAACAAGGTCAAGCAGCTGACTACAACCCATGGATCGGTTCTATCAACGCTGGTTTATCTTACCGTTTCGGTCAAGGTGCTGCTCCAGTTGTTGCACCTGAAGTTGTAAGCAAAACTTTCAACTTAAGCTCTGATGTAACTTTCGCGTTCGGTAAAGCTAACTTAAAACCACAAGCTCAAGCAACTTTAGACGGTATCTACGGTGAAATCGCTCAAATCAACAACGCTAACGTAGCTGTTGCTGGTTATACAGACCGTATCGGTAAAGATGCACCAAACGTTAAATTATCGCAACGTCGTGCAGACTCTGTAGCTAACTACTTAGTATCTAAAGGTGTTCCAGCTCAAAACATCTCTGCAACTGGTCACGGTAAAGCTAACCCAGTTACAGGTTCTACTTGTGACGCGGTTAAAGGTCGTAAAGCACTTATCGCTTGTTTAGCACCAGACCGTCGTGTTGAAATCGCAGTTAACGGTACTAAATAA